A genomic segment from Syngnathus scovelli strain Florida chromosome 3, RoL_Ssco_1.2, whole genome shotgun sequence encodes:
- the tango2 gene encoding transport and Golgi organization protein 2 homolog, whose product MCIIFIKFDPRPASKNAYRLILAANRDELYNRPSKAAEFWGTNSDILSGLDLEYGKEGGSWLGITKNGKLAAITNYMEGRPNPDAQGRGFLVSNYLVDKDLDCYSYLKKVSTESHLYNGFNLLTAEFKTLQDYLCYYGNRGSTEPIRLKSGIYSLSNSLLDTPWKKVLQGKRQFTRIVNNQSLSCDGLVQELLGVLNNEDLNSPDPVQESQGDGYSKSMIQALSAVCVRTPDYGTRTNTIILIDAEGNVTFTEHSMLNCDTNNWCTNSFRFRLHT is encoded by the exons ATGTGCATCATTTTTATTAAATTTGACCCCCGGCCTGCATCCAAAAATGCCTACAG GCTAATTTTGGCTGCAAACAGAGATGAGCTCTACAACAGACCATCAAAGGCTGCAGAATTTTGGGGGACCAATAGTGACATTCTCAGCG GTCTTGATCTGGAATATGGTAAAGAAGGGGGATCATGGCTGGGGATCACCAAGAACGGGAAGCTAGCTGCAATCACAAACTACATGGAAGGACGGCCCAACCCAGATGCGCAAGGAAGAG GTTTCCTTGTTTCCAACTACCTTGTAGACAAGGACTTGGACTGCTACTCCTACCTAAAGAAGGTCTCAACAGAAAGTCACCTGTATAATGGCTTCAACCTTCTCACAGCAGAGTTCAA AACCTTGCAAGATTATTTGTGTTACTATGGAAACAGAGGCAGCACTGAACCCATCCGTCTGAAATCAg GAATCTACAGCTTGAGTAATTCACTTCTGGACACCCCGTGGAAGAAAGTGCTGCAAGGCAAGCGGCAGTTCACCCGCATTGTCAACAACCAGTCACTGTCCTGCGATGGACTTGTGCAAGAGCTCCTGGGTGTACTTAATAATGAAGATCT GAATTCGCCTGATCCAGTTCAGGAGAGCCAAGGTGATGGTTACAGCAAGTCCATGATCCAGGCTTTGTCAGCCGTGTGCGTTCGCACTCCCGATTATGGCACCAG GACCAATACAATTATCCTGATTGATGCAGAGGGGAACGTGACCTTCACAGAGCACAGCATGCTCAATTGTGATACAAACAACTGGTGCACCAATTCTTTCCGATTCAGGTTGCACACATGA
- the dgcr8 gene encoding microprocessor complex subunit DGCR8 isoform X1: MEIDDVLPPLPLEPPHDFGQDEGRAPPPPPLQTSSDAEVMDVSSGGDGYICTLGDVEANPQQPLSTGTIAFCSQPSNEANYSNPSCPRTARHAPPVINFLPDSKLLRDVKVRVSFIESSCSKDRKVVYTGEEKERVNDDSLDNMNGELDFSSDQKLSQGSSGTVDADGRVLEADTDLEDKVEYAVLDELDDGYDNFMDDEENGGFQSEVRIQQEQADGESMAYTYEEEFDNDVDALLEEGMPVPKKMRPAEDKFSGDSDHQSDGDGSVQPMMTKIKTVMKSRGRPPTEPLPDGWIMTFHNSGIPVYLHRETRVVTWSRPYFLGSGSIRKHDPPTSSIPCLHYKKMKENEEKELNGVVDRQAQEFPVKSSVGLNGDDHVENSNNTAEVPDHVPASNSADTALEGEGITKDSQPAKEPPHCDFAQGALGQVKAKVEVCKDESIELEDFRQYLEKCFDFEQVTVKKFRTWAERRQFNRDMKRKQAESERPILPANQKLITLSVQDAPTKKEFVINPNGKSEVCILHEYMQRVLKVRPVYNFFECENPSEPFGASVIIDGVTYGVGTASSKKLAKNKAARATLEILIPDFVKQTSEEKPIEADELEYFNHISIEDSRVYELTNKAGLLSPYQILHECLKRNHGMGDTSIKFEVIPGKNQKSEYVMTCGKHTVRGWCKNKRVGKQLASQKILQMLHPHVKNWGSLLRMYGRESNKMVKKESSDKSVIELQQFAKKNKPNLHILNKLQEEMRKLAAQREETRKKPKMTIMESAQPGSEPLCTVDV; encoded by the exons ATGGAAATAGATGATGTTCTACCACCTCTCCCTTTGGAGCCACCTCATGATTTTGGCCAAGATGAGGGCAGAGCACCTCCACCACCTCCCCTGCAAACGTCCAGTGACGCAGAGGTAATGGACGTTAGCTCTGGTGGTGATGGATACATATGCACCCTAGGGGATGTCGAAGCAAATCCGCAGCAGCCCCTCAGCACTGGCACAATTGCTTTCTGTAGCCAGCCCTCAAATGAGGCCAATTACTCCAACCCATCATGTCCCAGAACAGCTCGTCACGCTCCCCCTGTAATCAATTTTCTACCAGATAgcaagctgctaagggatgttaAGGTCCGTGTTAGCTTCATTGAAAGCAGCTGTAGCAAAGACAGGAAGGTTGTGTATACAGGTGAAGAGAAAGAGCGAGTTAATGATGATAGTTTAGACAATATGAATGGTGAGTTGGATTTCTCCAGTGATCAGAAACTAAGCCAAGGTAGCTCAGGAACAGTAGATGCAGATGGTAGGGTTTTGGAGGCTGACACAGACCTTGAGGACAAAGTAGAGTATGCCGTTCTGGATGAGTTGGATGACGGCTATGACAATTTCATGGATGATGAAGAAAATGGCGGCTTTCAGTCAGAGGTCAGAATTCAACAGGAGCAAGCAGATGGAGAGTCCATGGCTTACACGTACGAG GAGGAATTCGACAATGACGTTGACGCTTTGCTGGAGGAAGGCATGCCAGTCCCCAAAAAGATGCGTccagcagaggacaaatttagtGGCGACAGCGATCACCAATCAGACGGTGACGGAAGTGTACAACCCATGATGACCAAAATTAAAACTGTCATGAAAA GCCGGGGACGTCCACCCACTGAGCCACTTCCAGATGGATGGATCATGACATTCCACAACTCAGGCATTCCAGTCTACCTGCACAGAGAGACCAGAGTCGTAACTTGGTCCCGACCCTACTTCCTTGGATCAGGCAGCATAAGG AAACATGATCCTCCAACCAGCAGCATCCCCTGCTTGCACTATAAGAAGATGAAGGAAAATGAGGAGAAGGAACTCAACGGCGTCGTGGATCGTCAAGCACAAGAGTTTCCTGTTAAGTCCAGCGTGGGGCTAAATGGTGACGACCATGTAGAGAACTCCAACAACACAGCTGAGGTGCCTGATCATGTTCCTGCCTCCAATTCTGCTGACACTGCCCTAGAGGGTGAGGGCATCACCAAAGACAGTCAGCCTGCTAAAGAGCCTCCACACTGCGACTTCGCTCAAGGAGCCCTAGGACAAGTCAAGGCCAAAGTGGAGGTGTGCAAGGACGAGTCCATTG AACTTGAAGATTTTAGACAATACCTGGAAAAgtgctttgactttgaacaaGTGACGGTGAAGAAGTTCCGCACATGGGCTGAGCGAAGGCAGTTTAACAGAGACATGAAGAGGAAACAGGCTGAATCAGAGAGACCCATCCTACCTGCAAACCAGAAACTCATTACACTGTCAGTCCAAGATGCACCTACTAAGAAAG AATTTGTCATCAATCCCAATGGGAAGTCTGAAGTTTGCATCTTACATGAATACATGCAACGTGTCCTTAAGGTTCGGCCTGTTTACAACTTCTTTGAATGTG AGAACCCAAGTGAACCCTTTGGCGCATCTGTCATTATAGACGGAGTCACCTATGGCGTAGGGACTGCAAGTAGCAAAAAACTTGCCAAAAATAAAGCTG CAAGAGCCACACTGGAAATCCTTATACCTGACTTTGTGAAGCAGACTTCTGAGGAAAAGCCAATTGAGGCAGATGAACTTGAG TATTTTAACCATATCAGTATAGAAGACTCGAGAGTGTATGAGCtgaccaacaaagcggggcttcTTTCACCGTATCAGATTCTTCATGAGTGCCTTAAAAG AAACCATGGGATGGGAGACACTAGCATAAAATTTGAGGTCATACCAGGGAAGAATCAGAAGAGTGAATATGTGATGACTTGTGGGAAGCATACTGTGCGTGGTTGGT GCAAGAACAAGAGGGTTGGTAAACAGTTAGCATCTCAGAAGATTTTGCAAATGCTTCATCCTCATGTGAAGAACTGGGGCTCACTGCTACGAATGTATGGCCGAGAGAGTAATAAGATGGTCAAGAAG GAAAGTTCAGACAAAAGTGTGATTGAGCTGCAGCAGTTTGCTAAAAAGAATAAACCAAACCTTCATATCTTGAATAAACTACAAGAAGAGATGAGGAAACTGGCAGCACAAAGG GAGGAAACTAGGAAAAAACCCAAGATGACCATCATGGAATCTGCCCAGCCGGGAAGTGAACCTCTCTGCACTGTTGATGTCTAA
- the dgcr8 gene encoding microprocessor complex subunit DGCR8 isoform X2, which yields MAFIIISSPNILKHTQVKASNIKSLTVPCCDVYPELLGQSQTLKEEFDNDVDALLEEGMPVPKKMRPAEDKFSGDSDHQSDGDGSVQPMMTKIKTVMKSRGRPPTEPLPDGWIMTFHNSGIPVYLHRETRVVTWSRPYFLGSGSIRKHDPPTSSIPCLHYKKMKENEEKELNGVVDRQAQEFPVKSSVGLNGDDHVENSNNTAEVPDHVPASNSADTALEGEGITKDSQPAKEPPHCDFAQGALGQVKAKVEVCKDESIELEDFRQYLEKCFDFEQVTVKKFRTWAERRQFNRDMKRKQAESERPILPANQKLITLSVQDAPTKKEFVINPNGKSEVCILHEYMQRVLKVRPVYNFFECENPSEPFGASVIIDGVTYGVGTASSKKLAKNKAARATLEILIPDFVKQTSEEKPIEADELEYFNHISIEDSRVYELTNKAGLLSPYQILHECLKRNHGMGDTSIKFEVIPGKNQKSEYVMTCGKHTVRGWCKNKRVGKQLASQKILQMLHPHVKNWGSLLRMYGRESNKMVKKESSDKSVIELQQFAKKNKPNLHILNKLQEEMRKLAAQREETRKKPKMTIMESAQPGSEPLCTVDV from the exons ATGgcattcatcatcatcagtagCCCAAACATTTTGAAGCATACTCAAGTTAAGGCATCAAACATCAAATCTTTAACAG TCCCATGTTGTGATGTCTATCCCGAACTTCTTGGGCAATCTCAAACTTTAAAGGAGGAATTCGACAATGACGTTGACGCTTTGCTGGAGGAAGGCATGCCAGTCCCCAAAAAGATGCGTccagcagaggacaaatttagtGGCGACAGCGATCACCAATCAGACGGTGACGGAAGTGTACAACCCATGATGACCAAAATTAAAACTGTCATGAAAA GCCGGGGACGTCCACCCACTGAGCCACTTCCAGATGGATGGATCATGACATTCCACAACTCAGGCATTCCAGTCTACCTGCACAGAGAGACCAGAGTCGTAACTTGGTCCCGACCCTACTTCCTTGGATCAGGCAGCATAAGG AAACATGATCCTCCAACCAGCAGCATCCCCTGCTTGCACTATAAGAAGATGAAGGAAAATGAGGAGAAGGAACTCAACGGCGTCGTGGATCGTCAAGCACAAGAGTTTCCTGTTAAGTCCAGCGTGGGGCTAAATGGTGACGACCATGTAGAGAACTCCAACAACACAGCTGAGGTGCCTGATCATGTTCCTGCCTCCAATTCTGCTGACACTGCCCTAGAGGGTGAGGGCATCACCAAAGACAGTCAGCCTGCTAAAGAGCCTCCACACTGCGACTTCGCTCAAGGAGCCCTAGGACAAGTCAAGGCCAAAGTGGAGGTGTGCAAGGACGAGTCCATTG AACTTGAAGATTTTAGACAATACCTGGAAAAgtgctttgactttgaacaaGTGACGGTGAAGAAGTTCCGCACATGGGCTGAGCGAAGGCAGTTTAACAGAGACATGAAGAGGAAACAGGCTGAATCAGAGAGACCCATCCTACCTGCAAACCAGAAACTCATTACACTGTCAGTCCAAGATGCACCTACTAAGAAAG AATTTGTCATCAATCCCAATGGGAAGTCTGAAGTTTGCATCTTACATGAATACATGCAACGTGTCCTTAAGGTTCGGCCTGTTTACAACTTCTTTGAATGTG AGAACCCAAGTGAACCCTTTGGCGCATCTGTCATTATAGACGGAGTCACCTATGGCGTAGGGACTGCAAGTAGCAAAAAACTTGCCAAAAATAAAGCTG CAAGAGCCACACTGGAAATCCTTATACCTGACTTTGTGAAGCAGACTTCTGAGGAAAAGCCAATTGAGGCAGATGAACTTGAG TATTTTAACCATATCAGTATAGAAGACTCGAGAGTGTATGAGCtgaccaacaaagcggggcttcTTTCACCGTATCAGATTCTTCATGAGTGCCTTAAAAG AAACCATGGGATGGGAGACACTAGCATAAAATTTGAGGTCATACCAGGGAAGAATCAGAAGAGTGAATATGTGATGACTTGTGGGAAGCATACTGTGCGTGGTTGGT GCAAGAACAAGAGGGTTGGTAAACAGTTAGCATCTCAGAAGATTTTGCAAATGCTTCATCCTCATGTGAAGAACTGGGGCTCACTGCTACGAATGTATGGCCGAGAGAGTAATAAGATGGTCAAGAAG GAAAGTTCAGACAAAAGTGTGATTGAGCTGCAGCAGTTTGCTAAAAAGAATAAACCAAACCTTCATATCTTGAATAAACTACAAGAAGAGATGAGGAAACTGGCAGCACAAAGG GAGGAAACTAGGAAAAAACCCAAGATGACCATCATGGAATCTGCCCAGCCGGGAAGTGAACCTCTCTGCACTGTTGATGTCTAA
- the trmt2a gene encoding tRNA (uracil-5-)-methyltransferase homolog A has product MADCSSNPVAEKAPPEERDTADLPTDSSENVGTAGEGEVASEQNIYGYIKQDLFTSEIFKVEIRNLPKFVGFNDLKKFLAKHGLNPHKIKLFGKQTFAFVTFKNEEERDKAMKMVHGMHWKGQVLSVRLAKPKADPIQRKRKNEEGEGLGGQPPSKRAEGDEKEEPLSVQIANAVTPLWNVPYEEQLRTKEQDAVAVLQRLAKEIASTNKAMVPLLFDVKGKHNRMCCPLEAIHPSPSQTEYRNKCEFLISVGADGEDKTVGFRLGKYKGGSCDVVGPQEACHVSTQAKKVVHDFQKFIRSTPYTVYSPETYEGHWKQLTVRTTRTKQAMAIVFFNPQKLEETELDALKSSMKKYFSEGEGKDSGITSLYFVKEGQRKSPNMEDLPCELVAGDGCIHEELLGLKFRISPHSFFQINTAGAEVLYSTVGEWAQLDQDSTVLDVCCGTGTIGISLAKRVKKVIGIELCQEAVEDARVNAKLNGLSNVEFHCGKAEVLFPSILNAHVSPNLTAIVDPPRAGLHSKVILAIRRAENLKRLIYVACNAKAAMNNFIDLCRAPSNRVHGTPFQPVRATAVDMFPQTAHFEMVLLFERVEYNSQRQTNDPEESICSS; this is encoded by the exons ATGGCAGACTGTAGTAGCAACCCTGTGGCTGAAAAAGCCCCCCCGGAGGAGAGGGACACAGCTGACCTCCCCACAGACTCCTCAGAGAACGTTGGCACTGCAGGAGAAGGTGAGGTGGCATCGGAGCAGAACATATATGGCTACATCAAGCAAGACCTTTTTACGTCCGAGATTTTCAAAGTGGAGATCCGGAATCTGCCCAAGTTCGTTGGCTTCAACGACCTGAAGAAGTTTCTGGCCAAGCACGGCCTCAACCCACACAAGATCAAGCTGTTTGGCAAGCAGACGTTTGCGTTTGTCACCTTTAAGAATGAGGAGGAGCGTGACAAGGCCATGAAGATGGTGCATGGCATGCACTGGAAGGGCCAGGTGTTGAGCGTCAGACTGGCCAAGCCTAAAGCCGATCCCAttcagaggaagaggaagaatgaGGAGGGTGAAGGTTTGGGAGGGCAGCCTCCTTCCAAGCGAGCAGAAGGTGATGAGAAGGAGGAGCCGCTTAGCGTCCAGATCGCCAACGCGGTGACTCCCCTGTGGAATGTTCCCTATGAGGAGCAGCTCAGGACGAAGGAGCAAGATGCCGTAGCGGTTCTGCAGAGGCTGGCCAA aGAAATTGCAAGCACCAACAAAGCCATGGTGCCCTTGCTTTTTGACGTCAAAGGAAAACACAACAGAATGTGCTGTCCACTGGAAGCAATTCATCCATCCCCTTCACAG ACAGAGTACAGAAACAAGTGCGAGTTCCTCATCTCAGTGGGTGCTGATGGGGAGGATAAGACCGTTGGCTTCCGTCTGGGGAAATATAAAGGAGGCTCCTGTGATGTGGTGGGGCCGCAGGAGGCGTGCCACGTCTCAACCCAGGCCAAGAAAGTTGTCCACGACTTTCAAAAATTCATCAG GTCAACTCCTTACACCGTGTACAGTCCCGAAACGTACGAaggacactggaagcagctgactGTTCGGACCACCAGGACCAAGCAAGCTATGGCTATAGTATTCTTCAACCCACAG AAACTTGAAGAAACAGAACTTGATGCATTAAAGAGCTCCATGAAGAAATACTTTTCTGAGGGAGAGGGCAAAGACAGCGGCATCacctctctctattttgtcaaaGAGGGCCAAAG GAAATCTCCTAACATGGAAGACTTGCCTTGTGAGCTGGTGGCAGGAGATGGCTGCATCCATGAGGAACTTCTTGGTTTGAAATTCAGAATATCTCCTCATTCTTTCTTCCAG ATAAATACAGCAGGAGCAGAGGTTCTGTACTCTACTGTTGGGGAATGGGCGCAACTGGATCAGGACAGCACGGTTCTGGATGTTTGCTGTGGGACAGGAACTATTGGCATTTCTCTGGCTAAG AGGGTCAAGAAAGTAATTGGAATTGAACTTTGCCAGGAGGCAGTGGAGGATGCTCGAGTTAATGCGAAACTTAACG GGCTCAGCAATGTTGAGTTTCACTGCGGGAAAGCTGAAGTTTTGTTCCCAAGTATTCTCAATGCTCATGTGTCACCAAACCTGACGGCCATTGTGGATCCACCAAGGGCAGGCTTAC ATTCCAAGGTGATACTTGCCATCAGGAGAGCAGAGAATCTTAAGAGGCTGATTTATGTGGCGTGCAATGCCAAGGCGGCCATGAATAACTTCATTGA CCTGTGCAGGGCACCCTCCAACAGAGTTCATGGAACACCGTTCCAGCCTGTACGAGCCACAGCTGTGGATATGTTTCCTCAGACGGCGCACTTTGAGATGGTTCTGCTCTTTGAGAGAGTGGAGTACAACTCCCAGCGGCAGACCAACGATCCAGAAGAATCTATATGTTCATCTTGA